The nucleotide window GACCAGATCCAGCTGGAGTTCTCCGAGCGGACCAAGCGCGCCGGCCCCGACGTGGAGTACCGCGTCAGCTGGGAGACCACGGACCGGGACGAGCAGATCGGCGTCTTCGGAGGGGGTGGGGAGGACGAGGACTTCCCGGGTTTCACGGTGCCCGCCGGACGTACCGTCACCGTCCAGGTCCGCATGGCCTTCACCTCCGACACCGAACCCGGCAAGGTCACCCTCAACGCCGCCGTCGTCCACCGGCACAAGGGCAGTGGAAGCGGCAGCGGCGACGGCGAGTGGATCGGGGAATCCGGCGGCTACCCCTTCGTCATCGTCGACGGCGACCCGGATGTCCATACGGATTCCGACCCCGGCGACCCGGATGTCCATACGGATTCCGACCCCGGTGACCCGGACACCGACCCCGGCGACCCGGACACCGGCACCACCACCCCCCGTGACGCCGCCGGCAACCCCCTCCCCGAGCTGGCCCGCACCGGACAGGACCCGGTCCTCCCGCTCGGATTCGCCACCGGAGCCCTCATCATCGGCGGGGCGGCCGTCGTGACCCGCGCGGAGCGCGCCCGCCGTGAGCAGGGGTAGGCGCCACGACCGAACCCCGCCCCGTTCATATCGGTCTGCCACCATCGCTCCGTGGACTATCCGAACGACCAGGCACCTGGCGCACCGATCCGCTCCGGCATCCCGGAGCACGGCCGTATCCCCAAGTACTACGCCGTCAAGGCCCATGTATCCGTCCTCATCGACGAGTTGGGCGAAGGCGGCACGCTTCCCACCGAGCGCGACCTCGCCCTGCGCTACGAGGTGTCGCGCGAGACCGTGCGGCAGGCGCTGCGCGAACTGCTCCTGGAGGGACGGCTGCGCCGCCGCGGCCGCGGCACTGTCGTCGCCGGGCCCAAGCTGGAGCAGCCGCTGTCGCTCGCCAGTTATACCGAGGGCGTCCGCCGCCAGGGCCGTACGCCCGGCCGTACGCTCATCGGCCTCGACCGTTTCCCCTGCCCCGAGGCACTCGCCGCCGAGATCGGCGTCACCCGCGGCGAACCGGTCTGGCACCTGGAACGCGTCCTGCTCGCCGACGACGAACGGGTCGGCCTGGAGAGCACCTACGTGACCGTTGCCCGTGTCCCGCGTCTGGACACGGAGTTCGACCCCGACTCCTCCTTCTACGCCTACCTCCACGACCGCCTCGGCATCTCCTTCGGCGACGGCGACGAGCGCATCGAGACCGTGCTCGCCACCCCGCGCGAGGCCCTGCTGATCGGCACCCCGCCCGCCCTGCCGATGCTCCTGATCCACCGGGTCTCCCGGGACGCCTCGGGCCTCCCGCTGGAGCGGGTGCGGACACTCTTCCGTGGCGACCGGTTCTCCTTCACGACGCATCTGGGCAACCGGCCCAACCAACGCTGAGCCGAAGTGGCCGATAGACGACGCACATTTGATAACGGAAACATAACGGGTCTGGTCCAAGCTTGGGTGCTCGTTCACCCTCCCGTTGCCGCGCCGATTCGTTCGGGCCACCCGCCCCCAGGAGCGTGGCCGTCGTGAGAGTCATCGTCGTAGGAGCCGGCGTGGTGGGAACCATGCACGCCTGGCACGCAGTGAACCGCGGCCACGAGGTCGTCCAGATCGAGCGAGAGAGCGAGGCGCGCGGGGCATCCCTTCGCAACTTCGGACAGATATGGGTCAGCGGCCGGGCGGGCGGCGAGGAGCTCGACACCGCCCTGCGCGCCCGTGAGCTGTGGGAGGGCATCGGCGCACAGGTCCCCGGCCTGGGCTTCCGCCCCTGCGGATCGCTCACCCCGCTCCGTACACCCCTGGAACACGCCGTCGCCGAGGCGGCCGTCGCCCGCCCCGACGCCGCGGCCCGCGGCTACAAGCTGCTCACCGCCGCCGAGGCCCGAGCCGTGAACCCGGCGCTGCGCGGAGCGTTCGAGTCCGCGCTCTGGTGCGAGCGGGACGCGGCCGTCGAGCCGCGCACCGCCCAACTTGCCCTGAAGGAAGCCCTGCTGGCCTCCGGCCGGTACGCCTACCTCGGCGGCCGCGAGGTCCGCGAGGTCATCGGCGCCAGCGCGGTCCGCGACGACCACGGCGACGTACACACCGGCGACGTGGTCATCCTGTGCACCGGCGCCTGGCTCGGCGGACTCGTCCGCGAACTGGCCGGACCCGACCTCCCCGTGCGCCGCGTCCGCCTCCAGATGATGCAGACCGACCCGCTCGGCGAGCCGCTCACCACGTCCGTCGCCGACGCCG belongs to Streptomyces finlayi and includes:
- a CDS encoding GntR family transcriptional regulator, producing MDYPNDQAPGAPIRSGIPEHGRIPKYYAVKAHVSVLIDELGEGGTLPTERDLALRYEVSRETVRQALRELLLEGRLRRRGRGTVVAGPKLEQPLSLASYTEGVRRQGRTPGRTLIGLDRFPCPEALAAEIGVTRGEPVWHLERVLLADDERVGLESTYVTVARVPRLDTEFDPDSSFYAYLHDRLGISFGDGDERIETVLATPREALLIGTPPALPMLLIHRVSRDASGLPLERVRTLFRGDRFSFTTHLGNRPNQR
- a CDS encoding TIGR03364 family FAD-dependent oxidoreductase; translated protein: MRVIVVGAGVVGTMHAWHAVNRGHEVVQIERESEARGASLRNFGQIWVSGRAGGEELDTALRARELWEGIGAQVPGLGFRPCGSLTPLRTPLEHAVAEAAVARPDAAARGYKLLTAAEARAVNPALRGAFESALWCERDAAVEPRTAQLALKEALLASGRYAYLGGREVREVIGASAVRDDHGDVHTGDVVILCTGAWLGGLVRELAGPDLPVRRVRLQMMQTDPLGEPLTTSVADADSFRYYPAYTSEALDALNAGQAQEPTAAEHRMQLLMVQRRDGGLTIGDTHEYEHPFAFDTVEEPYEHLTRVVEFFLGRPLPRIRHRWAGVYAQCTDTSRVVHRQRVRGGTWLVTGPGGRGMTCSPAIAETTADELGW